One stretch of Nitrospirota bacterium DNA includes these proteins:
- a CDS encoding DUF3341 domain-containing protein, giving the protein MVNACGIFPDPETALHAIRELKKAGYREMLCQSPIPYEDIQMELKPKSARVWFFSGLGAAFGILFGLTLVLGTFFLANIMTGGKPIMSIPPALVIAYECANLFGFIGTFTGLVLLTRRWRRKVSFYEERASEDKLVLFVECPDGHLTQVQNHLKKAGGDIRMLEAGGV; this is encoded by the coding sequence ATGGTAAACGCCTGCGGTATCTTTCCCGATCCGGAAACCGCCCTGCACGCCATCCGGGAGTTGAAGAAGGCCGGCTACAGGGAAATGCTCTGCCAATCACCGATTCCCTATGAAGATATCCAGATGGAATTGAAGCCCAAGAGCGCTCGGGTATGGTTCTTCTCCGGCCTGGGGGCCGCCTTCGGCATCCTGTTCGGATTGACGCTGGTACTGGGAACGTTCTTTCTGGCGAACATCATGACGGGGGGCAAACCGATCATGTCGATCCCTCCGGCGCTGGTCATCGCGTATGAGTGCGCCAATCTTTTTGGTTTCATCGGGACGTTCACGGGCCTGGTCCTTCTCACGCGCCGATGGAGACGGAAGGTGTCGTTCTATGAAGAAAGGGCGAGTGAGGACAAGCTGGTTCTCTTCGTCGAGTGTCCGGACGGTCACCTGACTCAAGTCCAGAACCACCTCAAGAAGGCCGGCGGCGACATCCGAATGCTCGAAGCAGGGGGGGTGTGA
- the nrfD gene encoding polysulfide reductase NrfD: MESHRPRISFSDVNRDVLRTMFRLSPLYVLAVMVTGGLVVWMGYAWYVQIDEGMGVSGKRHPSMWFLYIGTFVFWIGVSHAGTLLSAILHLLKVQWRKPLYRIAEAMTTVSLLCAALFPLIHLGRVWKFYWLLPYPNQRGLWPNYRSPLAWDTIAVTSYLVGSSIFLYFGMIPDFAIVRDNSKGIKRSIYGALALGWKGTNREWWVFGKAYSIYAAFLTAIVPTVHGIVSWDFAMSIQPGWHSTVFAPYFVAGAIFSGVAMVATLLIIMRKFYRLKDIITDDHLDKLAQLIFAIYLIWFYLSLMEILPEWFGGDVFHKNVVLSRFSGPSSVHFWTMVATAGVLPLFLISRRFRRSAPFLLVTSILINLGMWLERVMIVISTTRSYIPASWGDIQPTWVDSSIVIGTFSMFAFLLLIFAKVCPAVSMYEVKEELHGH; this comes from the coding sequence ATGGAATCCCATCGCCCGCGCATCAGTTTCTCGGATGTCAATCGAGACGTCCTCCGCACGATGTTTCGTCTCAGTCCGCTCTACGTCCTCGCCGTGATGGTCACGGGCGGCCTGGTGGTTTGGATGGGTTACGCCTGGTACGTGCAGATCGATGAGGGCATGGGAGTCTCGGGCAAGCGTCACCCCTCGATGTGGTTCCTGTATATCGGTACCTTTGTGTTCTGGATCGGCGTCAGCCACGCGGGAACGCTGCTGTCGGCCATCCTCCACCTGCTCAAAGTTCAATGGCGAAAGCCGCTGTACAGGATCGCCGAGGCGATGACGACCGTCTCCCTCCTGTGCGCGGCCCTGTTCCCGCTCATTCACCTTGGCCGCGTGTGGAAGTTCTACTGGCTCCTGCCGTATCCCAACCAGCGCGGATTGTGGCCAAACTACCGCTCGCCGCTCGCGTGGGACACCATCGCGGTCACCTCCTATCTTGTCGGTTCGAGCATCTTCCTCTATTTCGGCATGATCCCCGATTTCGCCATCGTGCGGGACAACAGCAAGGGGATCAAACGGTCGATCTACGGCGCGCTCGCGCTGGGATGGAAAGGAACGAACCGGGAATGGTGGGTCTTCGGGAAAGCGTACTCGATCTATGCGGCCTTCCTCACCGCCATCGTACCCACCGTGCACGGCATCGTGTCGTGGGACTTCGCCATGTCCATCCAACCCGGCTGGCACAGCACCGTGTTCGCCCCATACTTCGTGGCCGGAGCCATCTTTTCCGGCGTCGCCATGGTGGCCACGCTGCTGATCATCATGCGCAAGTTCTACCGGTTGAAAGACATCATCACGGACGATCACCTTGACAAACTGGCGCAGCTCATTTTCGCCATTTACCTGATCTGGTTCTACCTCTCCCTCATGGAAATCCTGCCCGAGTGGTTCGGCGGCGACGTGTTCCACAAGAACGTGGTGCTGTCGCGGTTCAGCGGGCCCTCCAGCGTTCACTTTTGGACGATGGTGGCCACGGCCGGCGTGCTCCCGCTGTTCCTGATTTCCCGCCGGTTCCGCCGCTCGGCGCCGTTCCTTCTGGTCACGTCGATCCTGATCAATCTCGGCATGTGGCTGGAGCGCGTGATGATCGTCATCTCCACGACCCGGAGCTACATCCCGGCCTCGTGGGGCGACATCCAGCCGACGTGGGTGGATTCGTCCATCGTGATCGGAACGTTTTCGATGTTCGCGTTTCTGCTCCTGATATTCGCCAAAGTCTGCCCGGCCGTCTCGATGTACGAAGTCAAAGAGGAACTCCATGGCCACTAG
- a CDS encoding response regulator, translating into MGGAELKRIMLVEDDLSIQMVAKVSLESVGGFTVKVCSSGAEALREVGPFKPDLVLMDVMMPEMDGPTTLRAMRGSRDLAGIPVVFITAKAQPQEVAHFRSLGAIDIITKPFDPMSLPGRVREIWGRAASGATP; encoded by the coding sequence ATGGGTGGAGCCGAGTTGAAACGGATCATGCTGGTGGAGGACGACCTCAGCATTCAGATGGTGGCGAAAGTCTCACTCGAATCGGTCGGCGGCTTCACGGTGAAAGTCTGTTCCTCCGGAGCGGAAGCGCTTCGCGAGGTCGGGCCGTTCAAGCCTGATCTCGTTCTGATGGATGTCATGATGCCGGAGATGGATGGGCCGACAACCTTGAGGGCCATGCGCGGGTCGCGCGATCTCGCCGGTATTCCGGTCGTTTTCATCACGGCCAAAGCGCAGCCGCAGGAGGTGGCGCACTTCAGGAGCCTCGGCGCCATAGACATCATCACCAAACCTTTCGATCCGATGAGTCTGCCGGGCCGGGTGCGGGAAATCTGGGGCCGCGCGGCCTCCGGCGCCACTCCTTGA
- the nrfD gene encoding polysulfide reductase NrfD, with product MMHETGAAWMGSPQWGMLVATTLYLIGISQAWIALSAVFRVARSTWPRPLQPVLESMVMFAPLAVALLIALLVGRHHIFSWLGRHEDAYWLNIPQLAFRNIMVNLIFYLLGMALFFKGRTLKPLSLIVLSTFTIMMFFTAQTILSWDFGSNLIGHWYPSVFAPWFIVGSLQVGVAAAILTFAFLRRSPMGPKINLQQFDFMGQLLLGFTFVWIYTGFSLYMVYWYGNIPHEIEPVNLRIWNWAPRLFWAMMIVKLFLPFFMLINTQVRHSVGALSFVAILVLVGGAIEKYLIVVPAVHPAPLVFDASLLLPHAAILGGGIVVALVAWRMFLRRNRVLETI from the coding sequence GTGATGCACGAGACCGGCGCGGCGTGGATGGGTTCACCTCAGTGGGGAATGCTGGTCGCCACCACCTTGTACCTCATCGGGATTTCCCAGGCGTGGATTGCTCTCTCGGCCGTATTCCGAGTCGCCCGATCCACCTGGCCGCGGCCGCTCCAGCCCGTCCTCGAATCCATGGTCATGTTCGCTCCGCTGGCGGTTGCCCTCCTGATCGCGCTGCTGGTCGGCCGGCACCACATCTTCTCCTGGCTCGGCCGTCACGAAGACGCCTACTGGCTGAATATTCCCCAACTGGCATTCCGGAACATCATGGTCAATCTCATTTTCTACCTCCTGGGCATGGCCCTCTTCTTCAAGGGCAGGACCCTGAAGCCGTTGTCGTTGATCGTTCTCAGCACGTTCACCATCATGATGTTCTTCACGGCGCAGACGATTCTGAGTTGGGACTTCGGCTCGAACCTGATCGGCCACTGGTATCCCTCGGTCTTTGCGCCTTGGTTCATTGTCGGCAGCCTCCAAGTGGGTGTCGCGGCCGCCATCCTGACCTTCGCCTTCCTCAGACGCTCCCCGATGGGACCCAAGATCAACCTCCAGCAGTTCGATTTCATGGGACAGCTCCTGCTCGGATTCACCTTCGTGTGGATCTACACCGGATTCTCGCTCTACATGGTCTACTGGTACGGAAACATTCCTCACGAAATCGAGCCGGTGAATCTCCGCATCTGGAACTGGGCGCCCCGGCTCTTCTGGGCGATGATGATCGTGAAGCTGTTCCTTCCGTTCTTCATGCTGATCAACACTCAGGTGCGTCACTCGGTGGGCGCGCTGTCTTTCGTGGCGATTCTGGTGCTGGTGGGCGGGGCGATCGAAAAGTACCTGATCGTCGTTCCCGCGGTCCATCCTGCGCCGCTGGTCTTTGACGCCTCGCTCCTCCTTCCTCATGCCGCGATTCTGGGCGGGGGAATCGTGGTGGCTCTGGTCGCCTGGCGCATGTTCCTCCGACGCAACCGCGTTCTCGAGACGATTTGA
- a CDS encoding response regulator, with translation MEGSERSRISLALRVGLLSLLLLAAGLGIATYGVRQVAEALREEAVAWGRSIASSLVTSLNDSIESNQEVGSGVLNKLVRMPGLAYVEVVDSAGAVTARAFAGAGWEERGGPPPGFVAKRVKEGGRAAYIDVPVELRRGFTLHIGLDRDSIESRVRPVRRAIVALVLVESMLAILLVVWASRPFIDGLRRAERKYRSIFEHTLEGIFQTTPDGQYISANPALARIYGYDSPAELIRGFSDIARQLYVLPGRREEFRELLAREGQVRNFESQVRRKDSSVIWISENARAVYDERGALSYYEGTVEDISERKQIERMKNEFISIVSHELRTPLTSIRGSLGLIAGGVVGSLPDGVKQMIDIAVNNTDRLVRLINDILDIEKIEAGKMPFQVKPVDLMALIDQTLESTRGFGDNYKVRLELTDRLPGARVSVDPDRLAQVLTNLLSNAVKFSAAGGSVRVAVRSHPKGVRISVTDHGPGIPEAFRARIFQKFAQADSSDTRQKEGTGLGLSICKAIVDRLQGEIGFETELGKGTTFHVDLPAVAKTPEVPVGVDTGKRRVLICEDDVDIGRLLQLMLAQSGCETDVAHSAAEAKEFLAQGRYEAMTLDLMLPGQDGISLIRELRSREDTAELPIVVVSVKAQDGKREINGDALGVIDWISKPIDPGRLQNALARATRKEKGGHLSILHVEDDPDNFRVVQSILGSTAEVSWAANLATARESLKDRVFDLVILDLGLPDGSGWDLVPLIKSRLGPSVPVVIFSANEITGQEAQEAAASLVKARTSNEQLLATIQSVLGGGHPRS, from the coding sequence ATGGAAGGGAGTGAACGTTCACGCATCTCCCTCGCCCTAAGGGTGGGGCTGCTGAGCCTCCTCCTGCTGGCCGCCGGTTTGGGAATCGCGACCTACGGCGTCAGGCAGGTGGCCGAGGCCCTTCGCGAAGAAGCCGTCGCATGGGGTCGCTCCATCGCTTCTTCGCTCGTCACTTCCCTCAACGATTCGATTGAATCCAATCAGGAAGTGGGGAGCGGCGTGCTGAACAAACTGGTGCGCATGCCCGGCCTCGCCTACGTGGAGGTGGTCGATTCGGCGGGGGCCGTAACGGCGCGGGCCTTCGCGGGCGCCGGTTGGGAAGAGCGAGGAGGACCTCCACCGGGCTTTGTGGCCAAGCGGGTGAAGGAGGGAGGCCGGGCCGCCTACATCGATGTTCCGGTGGAATTGAGACGCGGCTTCACCCTCCATATCGGCTTGGACCGCGATTCCATCGAGTCCCGCGTGCGCCCCGTTCGAAGGGCCATTGTGGCCCTTGTCCTCGTCGAGTCGATGCTTGCCATTCTGCTGGTCGTCTGGGCATCGCGCCCCTTTATCGATGGTCTCCGTCGCGCCGAGAGGAAGTACCGCAGTATTTTCGAGCACACGTTGGAAGGAATCTTCCAGACGACCCCGGACGGGCAATATATCAGCGCCAACCCCGCCCTGGCTCGCATCTATGGGTACGATTCTCCCGCCGAGTTGATCCGCGGCTTTTCCGACATCGCCCGGCAGCTCTATGTCCTGCCCGGCCGCCGCGAGGAATTCCGCGAACTGCTTGCCCGCGAGGGGCAGGTCCGAAACTTCGAATCCCAAGTCAGGCGCAAGGACTCCAGCGTCATCTGGATCTCCGAGAACGCGCGGGCGGTGTACGACGAACGTGGGGCGTTGTCCTATTACGAAGGCACGGTCGAAGATATCTCGGAGCGCAAGCAGATCGAGCGTATGAAAAACGAATTCATTTCCATCGTGAGCCACGAACTTCGAACACCCCTGACCTCGATCCGGGGATCGCTCGGGCTGATCGCGGGCGGGGTGGTCGGATCCCTGCCCGATGGCGTGAAACAAATGATCGACATCGCGGTGAACAATACCGATCGCCTGGTCAGGTTGATCAACGACATTCTCGACATCGAAAAGATCGAAGCGGGCAAAATGCCGTTCCAGGTCAAGCCGGTGGACCTGATGGCCCTGATCGATCAGACCCTGGAGTCCACGAGGGGCTTCGGGGATAATTACAAGGTCCGTCTCGAACTGACCGATCGCCTTCCAGGGGCAAGGGTGAGTGTGGATCCCGATCGGCTCGCTCAGGTTCTGACCAATCTGCTCTCGAACGCGGTCAAATTCTCGGCGGCGGGCGGATCGGTCCGGGTCGCGGTGCGGTCTCACCCCAAGGGTGTGCGGATTTCCGTAACGGACCACGGGCCGGGAATCCCAGAGGCCTTTCGCGCGCGAATCTTCCAGAAGTTTGCGCAGGCCGATTCTTCGGACACCCGCCAAAAGGAAGGGACCGGGCTGGGCCTGAGTATTTGCAAGGCCATCGTGGACCGGCTCCAGGGGGAGATCGGTTTTGAGACCGAACTCGGTAAGGGGACGACGTTCCATGTGGATCTCCCCGCGGTCGCGAAGACCCCCGAAGTTCCGGTGGGGGTCGACACCGGGAAACGAAGAGTGTTGATCTGCGAAGATGATGTGGACATCGGCCGACTCCTCCAGCTCATGCTGGCGCAGTCCGGCTGCGAGACGGACGTGGCCCACTCCGCCGCCGAGGCCAAGGAGTTTCTCGCGCAAGGCCGGTACGAGGCCATGACGCTCGATCTGATGCTCCCAGGGCAGGATGGGATCTCGCTGATACGAGAGTTGCGGAGCCGGGAGGATACCGCCGAACTCCCGATTGTGGTCGTCTCCGTAAAGGCGCAGGACGGAAAGCGGGAGATCAACGGGGACGCCCTCGGCGTGATCGATTGGATTTCCAAACCCATCGACCCAGGCCGGCTCCAGAACGCCCTTGCGCGCGCTACTCGAAAAGAAAAAGGGGGGCACCTGTCCATCCTCCACGTGGAGGACGATCCGGACAATTTCCGGGTCGTCCAATCCATCTTGGGAAGCACGGCCGAGGTATCTTGGGCGGCGAACCTCGCAACGGCCCGCGAAAGTCTGAAGGATCGGGTATTCGATCTGGTCATCCTGGATCTCGGGCTTCCGGACGGCTCCGGTTGGGATCTCGTTCCGCTCATCAAATCCCGGTTGGGACCCTCTGTCCCGGTCGTGATTTTTTCAGCGAATGAGATTACCGGTCAGGAGGCGCAAGAGGCCGCGGCTTCGCTGGTGAAGGCTCGAACCTCCAATGAGCAGCTCCTGGCGACCATCCAGTCGGTCCTGGGAGGGGGCCATCCCCGGAGTTGA
- a CDS encoding response regulator, with translation MDSLESLKSWYREQMSSQIQALEAARSAFVHHEAKSADSIRRMAHALRGSGATYGFPEITESAGKVEDAPDDRVAACLERLLVTLREVVAGGDVPKTNVLVVDDDPAIGRLLKQELTSEARRILVAYSGSSAQEILTRTPVSLIILDIVLPDMDGRNLLLKLREQTEMASVPIIVLSALRNRQSRTECLALGADEYVDKPFQIDLLASLVSARLQRAGASLQESGRDPLTGLLNRASLRVAFGLAQARAQRAKEPVSIGIIDMDHFKSINDTYGHAAGDEALRSAAGVISKSLRQADIFARVGGEEFVAVFADADRQGARAALEKALGEVRDLVLQAGDGRSFQVRFSAGVADVRPGAELEEALESADRLLYKAKAAGRNRVTAVDDEVAVATRKILIADDDPLVTTVVTQRLGNDGFEVIHYPDGEAALAGSDDPSVELFLLDVQMPNMDGFQLLERLRKKPSLAKKPVMMLTSLGNEADVVRGLELGADDYVTKPFSPVELAARVRRLLKQRG, from the coding sequence GTGGATAGTTTGGAGAGCCTCAAGAGCTGGTACCGGGAACAGATGTCCTCCCAAATCCAGGCGTTGGAGGCGGCGAGATCGGCCTTTGTCCATCACGAAGCGAAATCCGCGGACTCCATCCGACGGATGGCACACGCCCTTCGGGGATCCGGGGCCACGTACGGATTTCCGGAGATCACGGAATCCGCGGGCAAAGTGGAGGATGCCCCGGACGACCGGGTGGCGGCCTGCCTGGAGAGGCTTCTCGTGACGCTGCGGGAGGTCGTGGCCGGCGGGGACGTTCCCAAGACGAATGTGCTGGTGGTGGATGACGATCCGGCGATTGGCCGCCTGCTGAAGCAAGAATTGACGTCCGAGGCGCGCCGGATCCTGGTGGCTTACAGCGGCTCCTCGGCGCAGGAGATCCTGACGAGGACCCCGGTCAGCCTGATCATCCTGGATATCGTGCTTCCGGACATGGACGGCCGGAATCTCCTTCTCAAACTGCGCGAGCAAACGGAGATGGCCTCGGTTCCGATCATTGTTCTTTCCGCCCTAAGAAACCGCCAATCGAGAACGGAATGTCTGGCGCTCGGGGCCGACGAGTACGTCGACAAACCGTTTCAAATCGATCTCCTCGCTTCCCTGGTATCCGCCCGGCTTCAGCGGGCGGGAGCTTCATTGCAGGAGTCCGGCCGCGATCCACTCACCGGCCTGCTCAACCGGGCCTCCCTCAGGGTGGCGTTCGGCCTCGCCCAGGCCCGCGCGCAACGCGCAAAAGAGCCGGTGTCCATCGGCATCATCGACATGGATCACTTCAAATCCATCAACGACACCTACGGACATGCCGCCGGGGATGAAGCGCTCCGTTCGGCGGCGGGTGTCATCAGCAAAAGCCTCCGTCAGGCCGACATCTTCGCCCGGGTGGGGGGCGAGGAGTTCGTGGCTGTATTTGCTGATGCGGATCGACAGGGAGCCAGGGCGGCGCTTGAAAAGGCGCTCGGAGAGGTCCGGGATTTGGTGCTCCAAGCGGGAGATGGCCGCTCATTCCAAGTCCGGTTCTCCGCGGGAGTGGCCGACGTGCGGCCGGGGGCCGAACTGGAGGAAGCTCTGGAGTCGGCGGACCGTCTGCTCTACAAGGCCAAGGCGGCCGGAAGGAATCGGGTAACAGCGGTGGATGATGAGGTCGCGGTTGCCACGCGGAAGATTCTGATCGCGGACGACGATCCTCTCGTCACCACGGTGGTGACCCAAAGATTGGGAAACGATGGATTCGAAGTGATTCACTATCCGGACGGGGAGGCCGCACTGGCTGGATCGGATGATCCTTCAGTGGAACTTTTCCTCTTGGATGTTCAGATGCCGAACATGGATGGTTTCCAACTGCTCGAACGGCTTCGGAAGAAGCCGTCCCTCGCCAAGAAGCCGGTCATGATGCTCACCTCGTTGGGGAATGAAGCCGACGTGGTACGGGGTCTCGAATTGGGCGCGGACGACTATGTCACCAAGCCTTTCTCTCCGGTGGAACTGGCCGCCCGCGTCAGGAGGCTCCTGAAGCAAAGAGGATGA